One region of Mycolicibacterium insubricum genomic DNA includes:
- a CDS encoding phosphotransferase has translation MTAALAARNPGVRVDTVTVLMRDDGTNRRARLGLTYRDGDGPTTVFVKGVDPDHRELIKMTSGLFHEPRLFAADIELPLEHPVVYASVIDEDAEDFLLVMEDLTARDADPRDALRPLTVEQAAAGVRGLARLHGKYWGERLSAPELDWVEPFEPWDGMQWAPLPAAQQRLSADTPAEVLTMGIDRLVEGIWKPYIRSLTRNPQTLLHGDPHIGNTYVLPDGRVGFLDWQVLRRGNWSLDLGYFLQGALTVEDRRAHERELLAVYRDGLGLPADELPGADEIWLHYRASVAHGLCTWLATASAGELWQRPDIALELAQRYSMAYGDLDTAAAIAEIG, from the coding sequence ATGACCGCCGCGCTGGCGGCCCGCAACCCCGGCGTCCGGGTGGACACCGTCACGGTGCTGATGCGCGACGACGGCACCAACCGCCGCGCCCGGCTCGGCCTCACCTACCGCGACGGCGACGGTCCTACAACGGTTTTCGTCAAGGGTGTCGATCCCGACCACCGCGAGCTGATCAAGATGACCAGCGGGCTGTTCCACGAACCGCGGCTGTTCGCCGCCGACATCGAGCTGCCGCTGGAGCACCCGGTGGTCTACGCCAGCGTGATCGACGAGGACGCCGAAGACTTCCTGCTGGTGATGGAGGATCTCACCGCCCGCGATGCCGATCCCCGCGATGCGCTGCGCCCGTTGACCGTCGAGCAGGCCGCCGCCGGAGTGCGCGGGCTGGCCCGGCTGCACGGAAAGTACTGGGGCGAGCGGCTTTCCGCTCCCGAGCTGGACTGGGTCGAGCCGTTCGAGCCGTGGGACGGTATGCAGTGGGCGCCGCTGCCGGCCGCCCAGCAGCGGTTGTCCGCCGACACCCCGGCGGAAGTCCTCACCATGGGCATCGACCGGCTGGTCGAAGGTATCTGGAAGCCGTATATCCGCAGCCTCACCCGCAACCCGCAGACCCTGCTGCACGGGGACCCGCACATCGGCAACACCTACGTGCTGCCCGACGGGCGGGTGGGCTTCCTGGACTGGCAGGTACTGCGCCGCGGCAACTGGTCACTGGACCTCGGCTACTTCCTGCAGGGGGCGCTGACCGTCGAGGACCGCCGGGCCCACGAGCGCGAGCTGCTGGCCGTCTACCGCGACGGGCTCGGCCTGCCCGCCGACGAGTTACCCGGCGCCGACGAGATCTGGCTGCACTACCGGGCCTCGGTGGCCCACGGCCTGTGCACCTGGCTGGCCACGGCCAGCGCGGGGGAGCTGTGGCAGCGCCCGGACATCGCGCTCGAGCTGGCCCAGCGCTATTCGATGGCATACGGCGATCTGGATACCGCTGCCGCGATCGCGGAGATCGGTTGA
- a CDS encoding hemophore-related protein produces the protein MKKTVFTACAALTIGSFLAPALASASPDVDAIANSTCTYPQVIAAVNAEAPETAAELNSSPLVNMWLQGLMAASPDERRAKIAEVSGYPQMQQYAPVINQVAYSCNNY, from the coding sequence ATGAAGAAGACTGTTTTCACCGCCTGTGCCGCGCTGACGATCGGCAGTTTCCTGGCACCGGCGCTGGCCTCGGCCTCCCCGGACGTCGACGCGATCGCCAACTCCACCTGCACCTATCCGCAGGTCATCGCCGCGGTCAACGCCGAGGCGCCGGAGACCGCCGCGGAGCTCAACAGCAGCCCGCTGGTCAACATGTGGCTGCAAGGCCTGATGGCCGCGTCGCCCGATGAGCGCCGGGCCAAGATCGCCGAGGTGTCTGGCTACCCGCAGATGCAGCAGTACGCGCCGGTCATCAACCAGGTCGCCTACTCCTGCAACAACTACTGA
- a CDS encoding multicopper oxidase domain-containing protein, with protein MNRGSWHLRAGSVVFAWLLAVVAVALAHRFVPLAGWLLVHLLGLGAASNAILIWSRHFTDALLRRKAGPPFPGQVIGLAVFNIGAVAVITGMVVDRWSVVAAGGALAAIAVGLHAVDLTRALLISLPARVGRGRSRLPLGSADTGSARVTSTEPRRTARFTITVYYYVAAALTLLLGAGLGVVMANSALPGILDERFRTAHAVLNLFGWIALTVLGTLITFWPTMLRTRIAEGVERHARRALPGLVGALLIAVAGALTGVSAVVGIGALVFLSAAGYLLWPHLDEIRRKHPADFPTLSVLCGVGWLLGSLAYLAVGLLTAPDWLSVVDVTSAAAPALLAGFLAQVLFGSLAYLVPVMIGGRASMLAGIAVLERGAPWRLSVANAALLLCVLPVPSLVRVAASVLVLVAYVAFLILLARSVRVCLRNRGVPSKKGPLQAAPAAQRLGSAAAGLAVVVLTTAGAVAVDPAAVGIATVPNVAVTATGHTVEATVRVEGMRYVPDVIDVNAGDRLRITLVNTGVDRHDLVLANGTRTQRVAPGETAVLDAGIIGSDLDGWCSVAGHRQMGMTLKVRAAGSQPAGGAGHHHDPASQPALGAADIVRSLGSAPGPDFVARDPRLPAATGPVHRLTLIAADTDLAVSPGITQRLWTFGGTAPGPTLHGRIGDTFEITLVNDGSIGHSIDFHAGALAPDVPMRTIEPGQRLVYRFTATRAGIWLYHCSTMPMSLHIANGMFGAVVIDPLDLPRVDHEYIAVQSELYLGPQNGEADADKVLADRPDLVVFNGYAQQYDHAPLTARVGERVRIWVLAAGPNRGTSFHVVGGQFDTVWAEGAYRLRPGAGGAQTLGLFPAQGGFVELSLPEPGNYPFVSHSMIDAERGAHGVIRVGR; from the coding sequence ATGAACCGGGGGTCGTGGCATCTGCGGGCGGGATCGGTGGTCTTCGCCTGGTTGCTGGCGGTGGTGGCGGTGGCGCTGGCACACCGGTTCGTGCCGCTGGCCGGCTGGCTGCTGGTGCATCTGCTGGGCCTGGGGGCGGCGAGCAACGCGATTCTGATCTGGAGCCGGCACTTCACCGACGCCCTGCTGCGTCGCAAGGCCGGCCCGCCGTTCCCGGGTCAGGTCATCGGACTCGCGGTGTTCAATATCGGCGCGGTTGCCGTGATCACCGGGATGGTGGTCGATCGGTGGTCGGTCGTCGCGGCCGGGGGTGCACTGGCCGCCATCGCCGTTGGGCTGCACGCCGTCGATCTGACCCGGGCCTTGCTGATCTCATTGCCCGCCCGGGTTGGTCGCGGGCGGTCCCGGCTTCCCCTCGGCTCCGCCGACACTGGCTCCGCTCGCGTCACCTCCACCGAACCTCGCCGAACCGCCCGGTTCACCATCACCGTGTACTACTACGTCGCCGCAGCGCTGACCCTGCTGCTGGGCGCCGGACTCGGTGTGGTGATGGCGAATTCGGCGTTGCCCGGGATTCTCGACGAGCGGTTCCGGACTGCGCACGCGGTGCTGAACCTGTTCGGCTGGATTGCGCTGACGGTGCTGGGCACGCTGATCACCTTCTGGCCGACGATGCTGCGCACCCGGATCGCCGAAGGTGTCGAGCGACATGCGCGGCGGGCACTGCCGGGACTGGTGGGGGCGCTGCTGATCGCGGTCGCTGGAGCGCTGACCGGAGTATCGGCGGTTGTCGGGATCGGTGCGCTGGTCTTCCTCTCGGCCGCCGGGTACCTGCTGTGGCCGCACCTGGACGAGATCCGGCGCAAGCACCCGGCCGACTTCCCCACGCTCTCGGTGCTGTGCGGTGTCGGTTGGTTATTGGGGTCGCTGGCCTATCTGGCCGTGGGCCTGCTCACCGCGCCCGACTGGTTGTCCGTCGTGGACGTCACCTCGGCGGCGGCACCGGCGCTGCTGGCCGGATTCCTGGCGCAGGTGCTGTTCGGCTCGCTGGCCTATCTGGTGCCGGTGATGATCGGCGGCCGGGCGTCGATGCTCGCCGGCATCGCCGTCCTGGAGCGCGGTGCCCCGTGGCGGCTGTCGGTGGCCAACGCCGCGCTGCTGCTGTGCGTTCTTCCGGTGCCCAGCCTGGTCCGGGTAGCCGCATCCGTGCTGGTGCTGGTGGCCTACGTCGCCTTCCTGATCCTGCTGGCTCGGTCCGTCCGGGTGTGCCTGCGCAACCGCGGCGTGCCGTCGAAGAAGGGACCGCTGCAGGCCGCCCCCGCGGCCCAGCGCCTCGGGTCGGCCGCGGCCGGGCTGGCGGTGGTGGTGTTGACCACCGCCGGGGCGGTGGCTGTCGATCCGGCTGCCGTCGGGATCGCCACCGTACCGAATGTCGCGGTGACGGCTACCGGACACACCGTCGAGGCGACGGTGCGTGTGGAGGGCATGCGGTATGTGCCCGACGTCATCGACGTCAACGCCGGCGACCGGCTCCGGATCACCCTGGTCAACACCGGTGTCGACCGCCATGACCTGGTGCTGGCCAACGGCACCCGGACCCAGCGCGTCGCACCCGGAGAGACCGCGGTGCTCGACGCCGGAATCATCGGATCCGACCTTGACGGCTGGTGCTCGGTGGCCGGTCACCGGCAGATGGGCATGACGCTGAAGGTGCGCGCCGCGGGCTCCCAGCCCGCCGGCGGTGCGGGCCACCACCACGATCCGGCGTCGCAGCCGGCCCTCGGTGCTGCCGATATCGTGCGCAGCCTGGGCAGCGCACCGGGCCCGGATTTCGTCGCCCGAGATCCCCGGCTGCCCGCCGCCACCGGTCCGGTGCACCGGCTGACGCTGATCGCCGCCGACACCGACCTCGCAGTGTCACCCGGGATCACCCAGCGGTTGTGGACGTTCGGTGGGACCGCGCCGGGCCCGACGCTGCACGGGCGGATCGGCGACACCTTCGAGATCACCCTGGTCAACGACGGCAGCATCGGGCATTCCATCGACTTCCACGCCGGCGCGCTGGCCCCAGACGTGCCGATGCGGACCATCGAGCCCGGCCAGCGGTTGGTCTACCGGTTCACCGCCACCCGGGCCGGGATCTGGCTCTACCACTGCTCGACGATGCCGATGTCGCTGCACATCGCCAACGGTATGTTCGGCGCCGTCGTCATCGATCCGCTGGATCTGCCCCGGGTGGACCACGAGTACATCGCGGTCCAGTCCGAGCTGTACCTCGGGCCGCAGAACGGCGAGGCCGACGCCGACAAGGTGCTGGCCGACCGCCCCGACCTGGTGGTGTTCAACGGCTACGCGCAGCAGTACGACCATGCGCCGCTGACCGCGAGGGTGGGCGAGCGGGTGCGGATCTGGGTGCTGGCCGCCGGCCCGAACCGGGGCACGTCGTTCCACGTGGTCGGCGGACAGTTCGACACGGTGTGGGCCGAGGGCGCCTACCGGCTGCGGCCGGGCGCCGGAGGCGCGCAGACCCTGGGGCTGTTCCCCGCCCAGGGCGGGTTCGTCGAGCTGAGTCTTCCCGAGCCCGGTAACTACCCGTTCGTCTCGCACTCGATGATCGACGCCGAGCGCGGCGCGCACGGGGTGATCAGGGTGGGGCGCTGA
- a CDS encoding helix-turn-helix transcriptional regulator: MNKGRVRLGPRPTPPAAGYPPLSRQRLAVLDFIRGHAPARVSEVATGLGLHVNTVREHLDELAQAGLVDTTTEAPAGRGRPATLYQPAPADPAIGAQDYAGLATALAGHLARTSAHPEADARAAGIDWGRELVGSGDDGNPDPHTRVIEILARLGFGPQPCAGGDEPGIALRTCPLLDAARRYPTVVCQVHLGLVEGMLDALGARTGPGLDLIAFAEPGACRLFLPDPDIPGGTRDE, encoded by the coding sequence GTGAATAAAGGGCGGGTGCGACTGGGACCGCGGCCGACCCCGCCTGCGGCGGGTTATCCGCCGCTGTCCCGCCAACGGCTGGCCGTTCTCGACTTCATCCGCGGGCATGCGCCCGCGCGGGTCAGCGAGGTCGCCACCGGACTGGGCCTGCACGTCAACACCGTGCGCGAGCACCTCGACGAACTGGCGCAGGCCGGACTCGTCGACACCACCACCGAGGCACCCGCCGGGCGGGGGCGCCCCGCCACCCTCTACCAGCCGGCACCGGCCGATCCGGCCATCGGCGCCCAGGACTACGCCGGCCTGGCCACCGCACTGGCCGGCCACCTGGCCCGCACCAGCGCCCACCCGGAAGCCGATGCGCGCGCCGCGGGCATCGACTGGGGCCGCGAGCTGGTCGGCTCCGGCGACGACGGCAACCCGGATCCACACACCCGGGTGATCGAGATCCTCGCCCGGCTCGGTTTCGGCCCGCAGCCATGTGCCGGCGGCGACGAGCCCGGGATCGCTTTGCGCACCTGCCCGCTGCTCGACGCCGCCCGCCGCTACCCCACCGTCGTCTGCCAGGTGCACCTCGGGCTCGTCGAAGGCATGCTGGACGCGCTCGGCGCCAGGACCGGACCCGGGCTGGACCTGATCGCCTTCGCCGAACCGGGCGCCTGCCGGCTGTTTCTGCCGGACCCGGACATCCCGGGCGGGACGCGCGATGAGTGA
- a CDS encoding DUF2249 domain-containing protein encodes MSLDGVIVSSTAADAEAVDNIKNHHAQLAGSLDTLAESVLSAADRGTEIDLAWSALVEFLTGELLPHAAAEEDRLYPAAARTERARPLIESMIAAHRVIATLVERIRRERSPVRAAAEVEALRVVFNAHLEDENERILPIVAADPEVSLAEVTEGMHELLGGGGGCCGGHDHGHDHGHAAAEGPGEPHVCACGEHDHEDPVLDVREVPHAIRHATVFGAFDAVPEGGALVLIAPHDPIPLLHQLGDRSGGRIAVDYEQRGPDAWRLRLIKL; translated from the coding sequence ATGTCTCTCGATGGCGTCATCGTCTCGTCCACCGCCGCCGACGCGGAAGCCGTCGACAACATCAAGAACCACCACGCCCAGCTGGCCGGCAGCCTCGACACCCTGGCCGAGTCGGTGCTGTCCGCGGCCGACCGGGGCACCGAGATCGACCTCGCCTGGTCGGCGCTGGTGGAGTTCCTGACCGGCGAACTCCTCCCGCACGCCGCGGCCGAGGAGGACCGGCTGTACCCGGCCGCGGCCCGCACCGAACGCGCCCGGCCCCTGATCGAGTCGATGATCGCCGCGCACCGGGTGATCGCGACGCTGGTCGAGCGGATCCGGCGGGAACGCTCTCCGGTCCGGGCCGCCGCCGAGGTGGAGGCGCTGCGGGTGGTCTTCAACGCCCATCTGGAAGACGAGAACGAGCGGATCCTGCCGATCGTCGCCGCCGATCCCGAGGTGTCGCTGGCGGAGGTGACCGAGGGCATGCACGAACTGCTCGGCGGCGGGGGTGGTTGCTGCGGCGGCCATGACCACGGCCATGATCACGGCCACGCCGCGGCGGAGGGCCCCGGTGAACCGCATGTCTGCGCCTGCGGCGAGCACGACCACGAGGATCCGGTGCTCGACGTCCGCGAGGTTCCCCATGCCATTCGGCACGCCACCGTTTTCGGTGCGTTCGACGCAGTTCCCGAAGGCGGTGCGCTGGTGCTGATCGCCCCGCACGACCCGATCCCGTTGCTGCATCAGCTCGGCGACCGTTCCGGCGGGCGGATCGCCGTCGACTACGAGCAGCGCGGGCCGGACGCTTGGCGGTTGCGGCTGATCAAACTCTGA
- a CDS encoding GMC family oxidoreductase, with translation MNDSDTADYVVVGAGSAGSIVASRLAAAGADVVLLEAGGTDRRPDVRIPAGVVALYMTANWKHLCAPDPTKGGAVDRFAGGRIVGGSGSINAMVYVRGRAGDYDGWAESGAAGWSYDDVLPHFKAIESWVDGADEYRGGAGPIPVSWCGHRHQIDEAFIEAAVQAGHERNPDQNGRTQVGVSRTQFNQRRGLRVSSARGYLRSAPRDRRPRLLTRTTVSRLLVENGRAVGVECRGRRIRARYEVILCAGAIGSPALLLKSGIGPSGTTLNLPGVGANFQDHLVAGQVWESKVPTPNTLGPIGALQGVGSLLARGDGLLTLSPFEAQIFTDDFQIAVGPMHYELNSATGRTGIERVNGFTVYTVLMHPRGRGHVRLRSGAPLVEFERLGDDDDVERLLKGTRQAREIVEGTPAMRAVAGAHRTRGEQDRSWLAGRETSIYHAVGTCRMGVDDTAVVDPELRVHGVAGLRVIDASVMPTLTSGNTNAPTMMIAHRGADLVLSD, from the coding sequence ATGAACGACAGCGACACCGCCGACTACGTGGTGGTCGGGGCGGGCTCGGCCGGATCGATCGTCGCGTCGCGGCTGGCCGCGGCGGGCGCTGACGTCGTCCTGCTGGAAGCCGGCGGCACCGACCGTCGGCCCGACGTCCGGATTCCGGCCGGTGTGGTCGCGCTGTACATGACGGCGAACTGGAAGCACCTGTGCGCACCCGATCCGACCAAGGGCGGCGCCGTCGACCGATTCGCCGGCGGCCGCATCGTCGGCGGCAGCGGCTCCATCAACGCGATGGTCTACGTGCGTGGACGCGCCGGTGACTACGACGGCTGGGCCGAATCCGGCGCCGCCGGTTGGTCCTACGACGACGTTCTGCCGCACTTCAAGGCAATCGAGAGCTGGGTGGACGGCGCCGATGAGTACCGCGGCGGCGCCGGCCCGATCCCGGTGTCCTGGTGCGGCCACCGCCACCAGATCGACGAGGCGTTCATCGAGGCGGCCGTGCAGGCCGGGCATGAGCGCAACCCCGACCAGAACGGCCGCACGCAGGTCGGGGTATCGCGGACCCAGTTCAACCAGCGCCGGGGACTGCGGGTCTCCTCGGCCCGCGGCTACCTGCGGTCCGCGCCTCGGGACCGCCGTCCGCGTCTGCTGACCCGCACGACGGTGTCACGGCTGCTGGTGGAGAACGGACGCGCGGTCGGCGTCGAATGCCGGGGCCGCCGGATCCGCGCCCGCTACGAAGTGATCCTGTGCGCGGGCGCGATCGGTTCACCGGCGCTGCTGCTGAAATCGGGCATCGGTCCCTCGGGGACGACGCTGAACCTGCCGGGTGTCGGGGCGAACTTCCAGGACCACCTGGTGGCCGGTCAGGTCTGGGAATCGAAGGTGCCCACGCCCAATACCCTCGGTCCGATCGGCGCGCTGCAAGGTGTCGGTTCCCTGCTGGCCCGGGGCGACGGCCTGCTGACCCTGTCCCCGTTCGAGGCACAGATATTCACCGATGATTTCCAGATCGCCGTGGGCCCAATGCATTACGAGCTCAACTCGGCCACCGGACGGACCGGGATCGAGCGGGTGAACGGCTTCACCGTGTACACCGTGTTGATGCATCCGCGAGGCCGCGGGCACGTCAGGCTGCGCAGCGGCGCTCCGCTGGTGGAGTTCGAGCGCCTCGGTGACGACGACGACGTCGAACGGCTATTGAAGGGCACCCGGCAGGCGCGCGAGATCGTCGAGGGCACACCGGCCATGCGGGCGGTGGCCGGCGCCCACCGCACCCGCGGCGAACAGGACCGCAGTTGGCTCGCCGGGCGGGAGACCAGCATCTACCACGCCGTCGGAACCTGCCGGATGGGCGTCGACGACACGGCGGTGGTGGACCCGGAGCTGAGGGTGCACGGCGTGGCCGGACTGCGCGTCATCGACGCCTCGGTGATGCCGACCCTGACATCGGGAAACACCAACGCGCCCACCATGATGATCGCGCACCGCGGCGCGGACCTGGTGCTCTCAGATTGA
- a CDS encoding MalY/PatB family protein, which yields MAADTPLTTLTLAELRRRTSAKWRVYPDDVLPLWVAEMDVPLAPPVAAALAEAVALGDTGYAAGTGYAEALAAFAAARWNWTDLSVGRTTAVPDVMNGIATLLHLVSEPGDVVVLCVPAYPPFFAYVGYAGRRIVEVPLRDDGRLDLDALDEAFGRARAMCANPVFLLCNPHNPTGVVHTRGELEAVAALAGRHGVRVIADEIHAPVVFPEAPFTPYLSVDGSETGFSVMSASKGWNLAGIKAAVVVAGPAAAADLARIPMQISHGASHFGVIAHTAAFRDGGDWLDLLLADLVASRALLADLLGEHLPGVGYRQPEGTYLAWLDCRGLGIPASAGTPGAFFGDRAKVALSPGESFGVGGAGHVRLNFATSPQILTEAVARMGEALRSI from the coding sequence ATGGCCGCCGATACGCCGCTGACCACACTGACGCTCGCCGAACTGCGCCGCCGGACCAGCGCGAAATGGCGCGTCTACCCCGACGACGTGCTGCCGCTGTGGGTGGCGGAGATGGACGTTCCGCTGGCGCCGCCGGTGGCCGCCGCACTCGCCGAAGCGGTCGCGCTCGGTGACACCGGTTACGCCGCCGGAACCGGGTACGCCGAGGCGCTCGCGGCCTTCGCGGCGGCGAGATGGAACTGGACGGACCTGTCGGTCGGGCGCACCACGGCGGTGCCAGACGTGATGAACGGCATCGCCACCCTGCTGCACCTGGTGTCCGAGCCCGGGGACGTCGTGGTCCTCTGCGTCCCGGCCTATCCCCCGTTCTTCGCCTACGTCGGCTACGCGGGTCGGCGCATCGTCGAGGTGCCGCTGCGCGACGACGGCCGGCTAGACCTGGACGCGCTGGACGAAGCGTTCGGGCGGGCGCGCGCGATGTGTGCCAATCCGGTTTTCCTGCTCTGTAATCCGCACAATCCGACCGGGGTGGTGCACACGCGCGGCGAACTTGAGGCGGTGGCGGCACTGGCCGGTCGCCACGGTGTACGGGTGATCGCCGACGAGATTCACGCTCCCGTCGTCTTCCCCGAGGCGCCCTTCACCCCATACCTATCCGTCGACGGATCTGAGACCGGATTCTCGGTGATGTCCGCATCCAAGGGGTGGAACCTCGCCGGGATCAAGGCCGCGGTGGTGGTCGCCGGGCCGGCCGCGGCGGCAGACCTGGCTCGGATACCGATGCAGATCAGCCACGGCGCCAGCCATTTCGGCGTGATCGCACATACCGCGGCCTTCCGTGACGGCGGTGACTGGCTCGATCTGCTGCTTGCCGATCTGGTCGCCAGCCGCGCGCTGCTGGCCGATCTGCTGGGCGAGCATCTTCCCGGCGTCGGCTATCGGCAGCCGGAGGGCACCTACCTCGCCTGGCTGGACTGCCGCGGTCTCGGGATCCCGGCGTCCGCGGGCACGCCGGGGGCATTCTTCGGCGACCGGGCGAAAGTGGCGCTGAGTCCCGGGGAGTCGTTCGGCGTCGGTGGCGCCGGCCATGTCCGGCTCAACTTCGCCACCAGTCCGCAGATCCTCACCGAAGCCGTCGCCCGGATGGGTGAGGCGCTGCGCTCAATCTGA
- a CDS encoding cation:proton antiporter domain-containing protein codes for MTVVALYLMITFGLGGVALALRLPPLVGFLAAGFVINALHLDKVLEVVAGLGVTLLLFAIGLKLDVRILLRREVWLTTSVHLVISVVLGSIALWLAAVVGVSMLSGQSVRTIVLLAFALSFSSTVFVVKVLEERGESHALYGRVAIGVLVMQDIVAVVFLTATSGHLPSVWALTLVALWPITRALRKIWGQLGHGEMQSLFGIVMAFVPGYAWFSVVGLKGDLGALVVGVLLASHPAATELARSLFHIKELLLVGFFVSIGLTGLPDLPTVGVAVLMVALLPFKAGWYVVLLAMMKLRYRTAILAGLSLMNYSEFGLIVVSVGVSVGLLTQAWLVEISIAVALSFVVSALVNGRGHLMVEKIAARLPAQDETKLQPEERPADAGDAEVVVIGMGRVGFAAYQRMTEHYGLKVLGVDYDGPRIARLSAKGVHIVEGDATDLDFWNRLRRSDSVRVAVLAMPRNVGALESLRESGFSGEVAAVLRYEDEVAWAKDHGVDIAFNVYTGAGLELADQISGDIARGSIGSDNASPG; via the coding sequence GTGACGGTCGTCGCCCTGTACCTGATGATCACCTTCGGCCTCGGCGGTGTCGCCCTGGCGTTGCGGTTGCCTCCGCTGGTGGGATTTCTGGCGGCCGGGTTCGTCATCAACGCCCTGCACCTGGACAAGGTGCTGGAGGTGGTGGCCGGGCTCGGTGTGACGCTGCTGCTGTTCGCCATCGGCCTCAAGCTCGACGTCCGGATCCTGCTGCGCCGCGAGGTGTGGCTGACCACCTCCGTGCACCTGGTGATCAGCGTCGTGCTGGGCAGTATCGCGCTCTGGCTCGCGGCGGTGGTCGGTGTCTCGATGCTTTCTGGTCAGAGCGTGCGGACCATAGTCCTACTGGCATTCGCGCTGTCGTTCTCCAGCACCGTGTTCGTCGTCAAGGTGCTGGAGGAGCGCGGCGAATCCCACGCCCTCTACGGCCGCGTCGCGATCGGCGTCCTGGTGATGCAGGACATCGTCGCCGTGGTGTTCCTGACGGCGACCAGCGGGCACCTGCCCAGTGTGTGGGCGCTCACGCTGGTGGCGTTGTGGCCGATCACCCGGGCGCTCCGCAAGATCTGGGGGCAGCTGGGCCACGGCGAGATGCAGTCGCTGTTCGGCATTGTGATGGCGTTCGTCCCCGGCTACGCGTGGTTCTCCGTCGTCGGTCTCAAGGGCGATCTCGGTGCCCTGGTGGTCGGCGTGCTGCTGGCATCGCACCCGGCCGCCACCGAGCTCGCGCGCTCGCTGTTTCACATCAAGGAACTGCTGCTGGTCGGGTTCTTCGTGTCGATCGGGCTGACCGGCCTGCCCGACCTGCCGACCGTCGGGGTGGCCGTGCTCATGGTGGCGCTGCTGCCGTTCAAGGCAGGCTGGTACGTGGTACTGCTGGCCATGATGAAACTGCGATATCGCACAGCGATACTGGCCGGGCTGAGCCTGATGAACTACTCCGAGTTCGGTCTGATCGTGGTGTCGGTCGGTGTGTCGGTCGGGCTGCTGACCCAGGCGTGGCTGGTGGAGATCTCCATCGCGGTGGCGCTCAGCTTCGTGGTGTCCGCACTGGTCAACGGCCGCGGGCACCTGATGGTGGAGAAGATCGCGGCCCGGCTACCCGCCCAGGACGAGACCAAACTGCAGCCCGAGGAACGCCCGGCCGACGCCGGCGACGCCGAGGTGGTGGTGATCGGCATGGGCCGGGTCGGATTCGCCGCCTACCAGCGGATGACCGAGCACTACGGCCTGAAGGTCCTCGGCGTCGACTACGACGGGCCCCGGATCGCCCGGCTTTCCGCCAAGGGTGTGCACATCGTGGAGGGTGACGCCACCGACCTGGATTTCTGGAATCGCCTGCGCCGCTCGGACTCGGTACGAGTCGCGGTGCTGGCCATGCCGCGCAACGTCGGTGCGCTGGAGTCGTTGCGGGAGTCCGGGTTCAGCGGGGAGGTCGCCGCGGTGCTCCGCTACGAGGACGAGGTGGCGTGGGCCAAGGACCACGGGGTCGACATCGCCTTCAACGTGTACACCGGTGCGGGACTGGAACTCGCCGATCAGATCAGCGGCGATATCGCGCGCGGGTCCATCGGATCCGACAACGCCTCGCCGGGCTGA
- a CDS encoding TetR family transcriptional regulator, producing MLENEGYDAVQLREVARRARTSLATIYKRYPTRDELILAALQAWTDEHRYAGITIAPRRPGESLHTAYMRLLRTIFEPWERHPEMLTAFFRARSAPGGQRLLRRGIDAVAPAGRELLSGIDENFVADLDNIIAGLAYGLLGRYATGEIAVTDILTTLDRAVYWLTAGYDAAHPGDA from the coding sequence ATGCTGGAGAACGAGGGTTACGACGCGGTGCAGCTGCGGGAGGTGGCGCGCCGCGCCCGCACGTCGTTGGCCACCATCTACAAGCGCTACCCCACGCGCGACGAGCTGATCCTCGCGGCCCTGCAAGCCTGGACCGACGAGCACCGCTATGCCGGGATCACGATCGCCCCCCGCCGACCGGGCGAATCACTGCACACCGCCTACATGCGGCTGCTGCGAACGATCTTCGAGCCGTGGGAACGGCATCCAGAGATGCTGACGGCGTTCTTCCGGGCACGCTCGGCGCCGGGCGGGCAGCGGTTGCTGCGCCGGGGCATCGACGCCGTGGCACCGGCCGGTCGCGAACTGCTCAGCGGCATCGACGAGAACTTCGTGGCCGACCTCGACAACATCATCGCCGGGCTGGCGTACGGACTGCTCGGTCGCTATGCCACCGGGGAGATCGCCGTCACCGACATTCTCACCACGCTGGACCGCGCAGTGTACTGGCTCACCGCCGGATACGACGCCGCCCACCCGGGCGACGCGTGA